One segment of Fusarium oxysporum f. sp. lycopersici 4287 chromosome 7, whole genome shotgun sequence DNA contains the following:
- a CDS encoding FACT complex subunit POB3, protein MTAIESFDNIYLDLSKESGKCRFAETGFGWKPAGGGDTFTLDHNNIASAQWSRAAKGYEIKIVQRAKSGIIQLDGFQQEDYDRLAKVFKNWYSTVLESKEHALRGWNWGKAEFSKSELTFSVQNRPAFELAYSEIGNTNLAGRNEVAVEMALPDTGANAQLGGARSKGSKAAAGRDQLVEMRFYIPGVTTRKEAEGEDAGSDAGNDEQEKNAATLFYETLIDKAEIGETAGDTIATFLDVLHLTPRGRFDIDMYEASFRLRGKTYDYKIQYEAIKKFMVLPKPDEVHYMLVMGLDPPLRQGQTRYPFVVMQFKKDEEVTIDLNLNEDELKSKYQDKLEPHYEEPLHQVVAKIFRGLGNRKISSPAKDFITHRNQYGIKCSIKASEGFLYCLEKAFMFVPKPAVYIAYEQTQSVTFSRVSGAVSALSTFDITVLLKNGAGSSQFSNISREDLKALETFFKLKGLRVKNEIDEDANLLAAALDQQMDDSEDEVAAKADRGSADEDEESVDEDFRTDSESDVAEEYDSAHESSGSGSDESNVDEDEERDDDDEDAEEERPKKKKKTG, encoded by the exons ATGACTGCTAT CGAGAGCTTCGATAACATCTACTTGGACCTCTCCAAGGAGAGTGGAAAGTGCAGATTCGCAGAGACCGGTTTTGGATGGAAGCCTGCGGGCGGCGGCGATACCTTTACCCTCGATCATAACAACATCGCCTCTGCACAATGGAGTCGCGCCGCCAAGGGCTATGAAATCAAGATTGTACAGCGCGCCAAGTCCGGCATAATCCAGCTCGATGGctttcaacaagaagattACGACCGCCTTGCCAAGGTGTTCAAGAACTGGTACAGCACCGTCCTTGAGAGCAAGGAGCATGCTCTACGAGGCTGGAACTGGGGCAAAGCCGAGTTTTCCAAGTCCGAACTCACATTCAGCGTCCAAAACCGACCCGCATTCGAATTGGCCTACTCGGAAATTGGAAACACCAACCTCGCTGGCCGCAACGAGGTGGCTGTAGAGATGGCACTCCCTGATACGGGTGCTAATGCCCAGCTAGGTGGTGCCAGGTCGAAAGGATCCAAGGCTGCCGCTGGTCGAGATCAGCTTGTCGAGATGCGATTCTACATTCCTGGTGTTACCACCCGCAAGGAGGCTGAAGGAGAGGACGCAGGCAGTGATGCCGGTAACGACGAGCAGGAAAAGAATGCCGCTACTCTGTTTTATGAGACTCTGATTGACAAGGCTGAGATTGGTGAGACTGCTGGTGATACTATCGCCACTTTCCTGGATGTCCTACATCTCACGCCCAG AGGTCGTTTCGATATCGACATGTACGAAGCCTCTTTCCGACTCCGAGGCAAAACCTACGACTACAAGATTCAATAcgaggccatcaagaagTTCATGGTACTTCCAAAGCCTGACGAGGTGCACTACATGCTTGTCATGGGTCTGGACCCGCCCCTGCGTCAAGGTCAAACGCGATATCCTTTCGTTGTCATGCAATTTAAGAAGGACGAGGAAGTCACTATTGACCTTAACTTGAACGAGGACGAGCTTAAGAGCAAGTACCAAGACAAGCTGGAACCTCATTACGAGGAACCTCTCCACCAAGTTGTCGCCAAGATCTTCCGCGGTCTAGGTAACAGAAAGATTTCATCCCCTGCCAAGGACTTTATCAC ACACCGCAACCAATATGGCATCAAGTGCTCTATCAAAGCAAGCGAGGGTTTCCTCTACTGTCTGGAGAAGGCATTCATGTTTGTGCCCAAGCCCGCTGTCTACATCGCCTACGAGCAGACACAATCGGTTACTTTCTCGCGTGTCAGCGGAGCTGTTTCAGCGCTGTCGACATTTGACATCACAGTTCTTCTCAAGAATGGTGCCGGCTCGTCCCAGTTCAGCAATATCAGCCGTGAGGACCTCAAGGCCCTTGAAAccttcttcaagctcaagggtcTGCGGGTCAAGAACGAGATTGATGAGGATGCCAACCTCCTTGCTGCCGCCCTCGATCAGCAGATGGATGACTCCGAGGACGAAGTTGCCGCGAAGGCCGACCGTGGCTCCGctgacgaggatgaggagagcGTGGATGAGGACTTCCGAACTGATAGCGAAAGCGATGTAGCAGAGGAGTACGACAGCGCCCACGAGAGCTCTGGCTCAGGCAGTGACGAGAGCAATgtagatgaagatgaggaacgggatgatgatgacgaggacgcCGAAGAGGAGCGTcctaagaagaagaagaagacaggTTAA
- a CDS encoding triacylglycerol lipase gives MVNTVMTTNRRSRLSGFRCASTGRVTAALLLSFLAFSPSSAHNNIGDRFHDDVLLPPGPALPVSPGVPAPAEHTFSLRHIYHHGTHLHPGLHRKRDVFHDESRVYLAAEDEYGEYDVSRLKAKSRSQTIQRLVDRRPSVVDPMVAESRQRGYAAVLDASAWTMDQVSSPDIKDKDTVLTLAIMTANAYVKDETETDWEDVGERWNRSADFGWESDGLRGHIFVDDTNSTIVIGLKGTSMAVFDGEGTTTNDKVNDNLFFSCCCAQQGQWTWHQVCDCATGTYSCNNTCVVQALREENRYYGAARELYSNVTELYPDAQVWLTGHSLGGAVTSMLGMTYGLPVVTFEAVPEALPASRLGLPVPPGASADYPQMRENTGTFHFGHTADPVYIGTCNGATASCTYGGYAMESACHAGYECVYDVVADKGWRVGIGTHRIRSVIDDVIKKYDGVPECRRTPECRDCAQWKMYESNGTETTTTSSSPTSTSMTTRTRTRTSTCETPGWWGCLDKTTPASTTTSTTSTSTSTCKTPGWFGCKDKTTTESSTTTTVDATPTTTCHTPGRFWGCRDEVEATTTAEPGQVTNVPVTAAPTGTTEDVPSTSVPQSQRCLTRSWFGLCKEWAVEDMEFAPDEM, from the coding sequence ATGGTCAATACCGTCATGACAACAAATCGCCGCTCCCGACTGTCGGGCTTTCGATGCGCCTCGACTGGCCGCGTAACCGCTGCCCTGTTGCTATCCTTCCTCGCcttctcgccatcatctGCTCACAATAACATCGGCGACCGATTTCACGACGACGTCCTATTACCTCCTGGGCCAGCACTTCCAGTATCGCCAGGAGTTCCTGCACCCGCTGAGCATACCTTCAGCCTTCGGCACATCTACCATCATGGCACACATCTCCACCCAGGCCTCCATCGGAAGCGAGATGTTTTTCATGACGAGTCAAGGGTCTACCTAGCTGCAGAAGACGAATATGGCGAATATGATGTCTCTCGATTAAAAGCCAAGAGCCGTTCCCAGACAATCCAGCGTCTAGTAGACCGAAGGCCATCTGTCGTCGACCCTATGGTTGCCGAGTCTCGGCAGAGAGGATATGCAGCCGTGCTTGATGCATCGGCATGGACTATGGATCAGGTTTCTTCACCCGATATCAAAGATAAGGACACTGTTTTGACTTTGGCTATTATGACGGCCAACGCGTATGTCAAGGATGAAACAGAAACCGATTGGGAAGATGTAGGAGAAAGATGGAACCGCAGCGCAGATTTCGGATGGGAGTCTGATGGTCTTCGCGGCCATATTTTTGTTGACGATACAAACTCGACTATTGTCATCGGATTAAAAGGCACGTCGATGGCTGTTTTTGATGGAGAAGGCACCACAACTAATGACAAGGTCAAcgacaacctcttcttcagctgctgttgTGCCCAACAAGGTCAGTGGACCTGGCATCAAGTCTGTGATTGTGCCACAGGCACGTATTCATGCAACAACACTTGTGTTGTCCAGGCTCTAAGGGAAGAGAATCGCTACTACGGCGCTGCCCGCGAACTATACTCAAATGTCACAGAACTCTATCCTGATGCGCAAGTCTGGCTTACAGGGCACTCGCTTGGTGGCGCCGTCACCTCGATGCTGGGTATGACATATGGTCTTCCCGTCGTCACATTTGAAGCCGTCCCAGAGGCGCTTCCAGCTTCCAGACTAGGTCTGCCCGTTCCTCCTGGTGCTAGTGCCGACTATCCCCAAATGCGCGAGAACACAGGCACATTCCATTTTGGTCACACCGCAGACCCTGTCTATATCGGAACATGCAATGGCGCAACAGCTTCTTGCACCTATGGTGGCTATGCTATGGAAAGCGCATGCCATGCTGGCTATGAATGTGTGTACGACGTTGTCGCCGATAAGGGATGGAGGGTCGGAATTGGTACACATCGGATCCGTTCTGTCATTGACGATGTCATCAAGAAGTACGATGGTGTTCCCGAGTGCAGACGAACTCCTGAATGTAGGGACTGTGCTCAATGGAAGATGTACGAAAGCAATGGCACCGAAACCACCacaacatcatcctcaccaaCCTCGACCTCCATGACTACCCGTACTCGGACCCGCACATCAACTTGTGAGACGCCCGGCTGGTGGGGTTGTCTTGACAAGACCACACCCGCCTCGACCACAACCTCGACTACGTCGACTTCTACGTCTACCTGCAAGACTCCTGGCTGGTTTGGGTGCAAGGATAAGACGACTACCGAGAGCAGCACTACAACGACCGTAGATGCTACTCCTACGACGACTTGCCATACTCCTGGAAGGTTCTGGGGCTGCCGCGATGAAGTTGAGGCCACAACAACAGCTGAACCTGGCCAGGTTACGAACGTGCCTGTTACGGCCGCGCCCACAGGTACAACGGAAGACGTTCCTAGCACGAGTGTGCCACAAAGTCAGAGATGTCTCACTCGTAGCTGGTTTGGGTTATGCAAGGAGTGGGCTGTTGAAGACATGGAATTTGCCCCAGATGAGATGTAG